One part of the Salvelinus sp. IW2-2015 linkage group LG28, ASM291031v2, whole genome shotgun sequence genome encodes these proteins:
- the LOC111954168 gene encoding LOW QUALITY PROTEIN: sine oculis-binding protein homolog B-like (The sequence of the model RefSeq protein was modified relative to this genomic sequence to represent the inferred CDS: inserted 1 base in 1 codon), whose protein sequence is MPEMEKGRPPENKRSRKPAHPVKREINQEMKTFAESTMNELLGWYGYDKLELRDSEATEIRNYPNRERRQQHVSVLKENSVSKSKSLDSPVTLAMRSGERESSRVPSSSPSSSSLTSPKEQKSAPVIVPLIKPSAVEDVQNVADSVVWCQKEGVKRYSLCMGTELKSFCSEKCFAACRRAXFNANKARDEDHGGERSPQHTHADDSPRLVLKMNSDGARSLSPVLQVCNWCKHVRHTKEYLDFGAGEERLQFCSTKCLNQYKMDVFYREARATLTSSSPGRPTQEGRPESTGGVQNQKLLTPESWSSDAGDVRGRTRSPKGQTPINGTAAPRTVSPSEASSSSLKVNISGLRHLERHVLSPPAQVASHHPAPSPPHPPMEHHKAMPQIPLPFIRPPLHAQGLKSPLANPPRGHPGPPSSPIHQPPPHSPHHPHQPHLQPPSATSMNPPGIHPYPGAYFPGLHSPPINMMGLRGPVPMLPMMNFGGWPSLGPFFPQPTVLVPYPIIVPIPVPIPIPIPIPIPPKSAPPEALAVPHSGVIQPVPEGIEGGRSRGVNLPSTGSLAANRFGRTTNQGLPSPSDHPRRDITDWVKSERQAQSPMSTSHSAASSPRARYDASPSSTSVIEGLSDFKLGQQQQPERQVIQRVLQRTPVKLEPNPHGVVDLSGPGEPGMGHGTRLVDTRVDHHNHHHDIIKPTPPLTQSPPPLHNTAYPQSPNIRPPSDTPPTPRGECSSPPCDTATPSPSTPPDVPNQTTPSSSPEPPPSPDSSQSQREARPLGPDSALSELEAVKEKSCSNGQVQERDQGQVPSLPTSQSEGPSAAGDSEDPHVPDEDHAYALPTPNLTPARTGGAPTNTPTTLLLPKLRDKGVLLCPPSVAGPGDMEPALKRRCLRIRDQIK, encoded by the exons ACGTTTGCAGAGAGCACCATGAATGAGCTCCTAGGCTGGTACGGCTATGACAAGTTGGAGCTCAGAGACTCTGAGGCCACCGAGATACGGAACTACCCCAACCGTGAGAGACGCCAGCAGCACGTCTCAGTTCTTAAAG AAAACTCGGTGTCCAAATCCAAGAGCCTAGACAGCCCCGTGACACTGGCcatgaggagtggagagagagaatcatccagagtcccctcttcctcccccagtTCCTCCTCTCTGACCAGCCCTAAGGAGCAAAAGAGTGCCCCCGTAATTGTCCCGCTTATAAAGCCATCGGCAG TGGAAGACGTGCAGAATGTGGCagatagtgtggtgtggtgtcagaAGGAGGGGGTGAAGCGCTACTCTCTCTGTATGGGCACCGAGCTGAAGAGCTTCTGTAGTGAGAAGTGCTTCGCCGCCTGTCGACGGG ACTTCAACGCAAACAAG GCCCGGGATGAGGACCATGGAGGGGAGAGGTCCCCCCAACACACCCATGCAGATGACTCACCACGACTGGTGCTGAAGATGAACAGTGATGGTGCCAGA TCTCTCTCGCCTGTACTGCAGGTTTGCAACTGGTGCAAGCACGTACGCCACACCAAAGAGTATCTGGACTTTGGCGCCGGTGAGGAGCGGCTCCAGTTTTGCAGCACCAAGTGTCTGAACCAGTACAAGATGGATGTGTTCTACAGAGAGGCCAGGGCCACTCTCACCAGCTCCAGCCCAGGAAGACCAACCCAGGAGGGGAGACCCGAGTCCACCGGAGGGGTCCAGAACCAGAAGCTCCTGACCCCTGAATCGTGGAGCAGCGACGCTGGGGACGTGAGGGGGAGGACCAGGTCGCCCAAAGGGCAGACGCCGATCAATGGTACAGCGGCACCAAGGACTGTGTCTCCATCCGAGGCGTCATCTTCGTCATTGAAGGTTAACATTTCAGGACTGAGGCACCTGGAGAGGCACGTCCTGTCACCACCCGCGCAGGTAGCGAGCCACCACCccgccccctcccctcctcacccccccaTGGAGCACCACAAGGCCATGCCTCAGATCCCGCTGCCCTTCATTCGGCCCCCTCTCCACGCCCAGGGCCTGAAGAGCCCCCTGGCCAACCCCCCCAGGGGCCACCCCGGCCCCCCTTCCAGCCCCATCCACCAGCCTCCCCCTCACTCCCCCCATCACCCCCACCAACCCCACCTCCAGCCCCCATCGGCCACCTCCATGAACCCACCCGGAATACACCCCTACCCGGGGGCCTACTTCCCAGGCTTGCACTCCCCCCCTATCAACATGATGGGGCTCCGTGGTCCCGTGCCCATGCTCCCTATGATGAACTTCGGGGGATGGCCGTCCTTAGGCCCCTTCTTCCCCCAGCCCACTGTCCTGGTGCCCTACCCCATCATTGTACCAATCCCAgtccccatccccatccctatCCCCATACCCATACCCCCTAAATCTGCTCCTCCAGAAGCCCTAGCGGTCCCCCACAGTGGGGTTATCCAGCCCGTGCCGGAGGGGATAGAGGGGGGACGCTCCAGGGGTGTCAATTTGCCTTCTACCGGGAGCTTGGCGGCCAACAGATTTGGTAGAACCACCAACCAGGGTCTCCCCTCGCCCTCAGACCACCCCAGAAGGGACATCACAGATTGGGTGAAGTCGGAGAGGCAGGCTCAGTCACCCATGTCGACCTCCCACAGTGCAGCGTCCTCCCCCAGGGCTCGCTACGATGCTTCCCCATCTTCCACCTCAGTGATTGAGGGGCTGTCAGACTTTAAGTtgggccagcagcagcagccagagAGGCAGGTCATCCAGAGAGTGCTCCAGAGGACCCCGGTCAAGCTGGAGCCCAACCCCCACGGAGTGGTGGACCTGTCGGGTCCGGGTGAGCCCGGAATGGGGCACGGCACCAGGCTGGTGGATACCAGAGTggaccaccacaaccaccaccatgaCATTATCAAACCCACCCCTCCACTAACCCAGTCACCCCCTCCTCTGCACAACACCGCCTACCCCCAGAGCCCTAACATACGACCCCCCTCAGACACCCCACCAACTCCCAGAGGGGAATGCAGCAGCCCTCCTTGCGATACCGCCACCCCCTCCCCCTCAACACCCCCAGACGTCCCCAACCAAACAACACCGTCATCATCCCCCGAACCTCCTCCCAGCCCAGACTCCTCCCAGTCTCAGAGAGAGGCCCGGCCTCTTGGCCCTGACTCCGCCCTcagtgagctggaggcagtcAAAGAGAAGAGCTGCTCCAATGGCCAGGTCCAGGAGCGGGACCAGGGCCAGGTTCCATCCCTCCCCACCAGCCAATCAGAGGGGCCCTCGGCCGCTGGCGACTCCGAGGATCCCCACGTCCCAGATGAGGACCATGCCTATGCCCTGCCCACCCCCAACCTTACACCCGCCAGAACGGGCGGTGCCCCCACCAACACCCCCACCACTCTCCTCCTGCCCAAGCTTAGGGACAAGGGTGTTCTACTATGCCCACCGAGTGTGGCTGGGCCTGGGGACATGGAGCCTGCTCTGAAGAGACGGTGCCTCCGTATCCGAGATCAGATCAAGTAG